A genomic stretch from Apodemus sylvaticus chromosome 12, mApoSyl1.1, whole genome shotgun sequence includes:
- the Tmem37 gene encoding voltage-dependent calcium channel gamma-like subunit: MTAIGAQAHKLLGPKRPHRFFFESFIRTLIIVCTALAVVLSSVSICDGHWLLVEDRLFGLWYFCTIGNHSEPHCLRDLSQAHVPGLAVGMGLARSVAAMAVVTAIFGLEMLIVSQVCEDVRSRRKWAIGSYLLLVAFILSSGGLLTFIILLKSQLTLLGFTLMFWCEFTASFLFFLNAMSGLHINNLTQSWDPPAGTLAYRKRGRDGTSLI, encoded by the exons ATGACGGCCATCGGCGCGCAG GCCCACAAGCTGTTGGGCCCTAAGAGGCCCCACCGGTTTTTCTTTGAGTCCTTCATCCGGACACTCATCATCGTGTGCACTGCCCTGGCTGTGGTCCTTTCTTCAGTCTCCATCTGCGACGGCCACTGGCTCCTAGTGGAGGACCGTCTCTTTGGGCTGTGGTACTTCTGCACCATCGGCAACCACAGTGAACCACACTGTCTGAGAGACCTGAGCCAGGCCCATGTGCCTGGGCTGGCTGTAGGCATGGGCCTAGCACGCAGCGTGGCTGCCATGGCTGTGGTGACCGCCATCTTTGGCTTGGAGATGCTCATCGTGTCCCAGGTGTGTGAAGATGTCCGCTCACGGCGCAAGTGGGCCATCGGTTCCTACCTCCTCCTGGTCGCCTTCATCCTGTCCTCTGGAGGTCTCCTTACCTTTATCATCCTCCTCAAGAGTCAGCTCACCCTCCTGGGCTTCACCCTGATGTTCTGGTGTGAATTCACcgcctccttcctcttcttcctcaacGCCATGAGCGGCCTTCACATCAACAACCTCACTCAGTCCTGGGACCCTCCAGCAGGGACCCTGGCTTACAGAAAGCGAGGTCGTGATGGGACTTCTCTGATATAG